TCGTTGGGAACAACTGCTTCGCCACCCAGCCTGCGGGTGATCTGCTTGCCGAAGTCCGCCACCATACGGCGCACAAAGTCCTTGACGAGGCCGGAGCGGGAGAACTGGGCAAGCGGACCCTGCAACGCATAGACCATGTCCACGTGGACCCTGGTGCTGTCAGCCGACAGAGCTTCCAATCGATAGGTGATGTCGCCCTGGGTGCGCGACTTGCTCAAACTGTCCTGGCCCGCGCCGCGAAGGACGGCGCGCTTGGCGGCGTCGTCACGCTCCAGCCGCGCGGCGCCAGCAAAAGCCGCCGACATCGGACCAAACTTAATGGAAATGCTGCCCCGGACCTTCTCCCCCTCGTGCGAATCGACGGTTGCGCCGGGCAGACAGGACGCGACGGCAGGCAAGTCGCCCATGAACGCCCAGACCCGCTCCATGGCATAAGGCACATCGAAATGGACTTCGATCGCGTTGCCCTTGGCTTTGGCCTTGGCCATCGCCACCGGATCGACTTCCGCCAATTCCGCAGAAGTGGCCCCGTTCACAGCGGGTGACTTGCCCGGAGCGTGCGCAGGCACGTCTTTCAACACGGCAGCCGCGACCGGCTTCATCGCGACCATTCGCGGCGCGCTCAATCTTTGCCGCAGTTGTTCAAATTGCACGTCAGGTGCGTCGCGCTGCTGTTGCAGCACGTCCAGAATGGCATCCACGATGCCCTGGTACCCGGTGCAACGGCACAGGTTCCCGGACAATTCCAGGCGCACCCGCGCTTCGTCGGCGTTGGGCAGACGGAGCACGATGTCGCGGGCAGTGGTCAGCATCCCGGGGGTGCAGAAGCCACACTGCAGCGCGTGGTGGCGCGTGAACGCCGGCCGCAGTAGTCGCATGACCGCATCGTCGTCGTAGCCCTCAATAGTGGTGACCTCCCTGCCTTCGCATGCCACGGCGAACGTGATGCACGAGCGCGTGGGCTGGCCGTCCACGAGCACCGTGCACGCGCCGCAGACGCCGTGCTCGCAACCGAGGTGGGTGCCGGTCAACTGCAGTTCGTCGCGCAGGAAGTCGCCAAGGTGCATCCTGGGCTCGGCATCCCGTCGGAAAGTGCGGCCATTTACTTGAATGGAAATCGGGTCCAAGTCTCTTACTCCGCTTGTTTGAGATCGGCAAAGATGCCGGACTGCTCGAGGGCGCGCTCCACACAGGCCGTGAAAAGCTTCCGGTCGATGGCATCGCGTTCGGGGAGAGCGGTGCGGACAGCGGCCCGCAGTTGCTCATGACCCGCGGCACCGGCCCCCCTGGCCGCGATGTTGGCCGCTAGTTCTCCCAGTAGAAGAGGAGGACCGTCGGCAGCCCCCAGCACGATTCGTGCACGCGCGTGCGATGCATCGAAACAGACCGCCGCACTCGCTTCGGCAAATTCGCCTGGCTTGCGGCAGACCTTGTGATAGCCCCAATGCAACGTTCGCGTCTCTGACGGCACGGCAACAGAGACGATCAGTTCATCGCTCTCCAGAACTGTCGTGTACGCTCCAAGCATCAGCGCGTCGGCCTCAATCGTGCGCTCACCGCGCGGTGACTTGGCCACGATGCGCGCACCGAGTGCCGCGAGCGTGACCACCCAGTCTGCGGCCGGATCGGCATGCGCCAGGCTGCCGCCGACGGTGCCGCGGGTGCGGATCGCCCGGTAGGCGATGCCGCCTGCGACTTGGCGCATCGGGTGCGCCGCTAGCGGCTCGTGCACGCCGTCTTCTATCTCAGCGTGCGTGACGGCAGCGCCGATCTCAACCCAACCCTCCTTACGACGGACGGTGCGCAGACCGGGGATGTCAGAGATATCGACCACGTGCGCTGGGCGCGCCAACCTAAGGTTGAGCATGGGCCCGAAGGACTGGCTTCCGCCCATGGCTTTGGCAGTGCCACCGCCCGTCGCCAGCACCGCGAGGGCGTCACTCACTTCGAGAACGCGGGTGTATGCAAAACGAGGGGCTTTCATTGGGCGCGCTCCTGTCCCAGCGTCGATTTCTCAAGGGCCTTGAGCAAGCGGCGTGGCGTCAACGGGGTCATCAAAACCTCGTCGGCGCCCGTGCCGCGCAACGCGTCGTTCACGGCGTTGAAGATCACCGCAGGCGGCGCGATCGCACCGCCTTCGCCCACCCCCTTCGCACCGAAATCGGTGTGAGGCGAAGGGGTCTCAAAATGTTCGATACGGATGCGCGGCACTTCCGTGGCGCCCGGAAGGATGTAGTCCGCAAGGGTGGAGGCCAAGGGCTGGCCTTGCTCGTCGTAAGGGCTCTCCTCGTACATGGCCGTGCCGATGCCCTGCGCGATGCCACCGATGGTTTGTCCTTCCACGATCATCGGGTTGACCATGGTGCCGCAGTCTTCGACCACGACATAGTCAAGGATTTCAACCTCGCCCGTCTCAGTGTCGACGGCGACCACCACGGCATGCGTCGCGTACGTGAAGGTCCCGGTATCGACATTGGGTTTGTACGCACGGGACACTTCCAGCCCACCCAGATGAACGTTCGCCGGTAAGTCCTGCGGGGTGAGGTACCAAACCCGCCCGACCTCTGAAAGGGGAATCGACTTGTCGCCAGCGACAGCGCGCCCTTCGATCAAAGCAACCGCGCTCGGCTCCACGCCCATGAGGTAAGCTGCAATCGATTGGATGCGGGGCAATAACTCTTTGCACGCGGTCGATATGGCCCCGCCGGACATGACGGTGGCGCGAGACGCATAGGTTCCAGAGGAGAACGGCGTCAGCGCTGTGTCACCATGCACGACCCGGATTCTGGCGACCGGAATGCCAAGAACGTCGTTGGCGATCTGCGCAAAGCTGGTCTCCATGCCCTGCCCATGCGAGTGCACGCCCACACGCACTTCGAGCCCGCCATCCGCCGTCATCCTGACCATCGCTTGATCAAAACCGGGCACTACAGGTAGCCCCCAGTTGGCGAACACAGTGGTCCCGTGGGCTGACTGCTCGGTGTAGGTGGCCGTACCGAAACCGATCCGGCGCCCGTCAGGCTCTCCACGCGCCTGCCGCTCGCGGACAGCCGCCACGCCGATCATCTCCACTGCGCGCCGCAAGCTCGCTGGAAAGTCGCCGCTGTCAAAGTGTTTGTTGGCCACGTTGACGTAGGGCATCGCAGCAGCCGGGACCAGATTCTCCATCCGGACTTCCCAGGGCTCACGACCGACTTCCCGCGCCACTGCGTCCATGAGCAGTTCGATCGCGAAGCAGACGCCCGTGCGCGCCACGCCGCGATAGGCCATGAACCCGGGCTTGTTGGTCGCGACACACAGGGTTTCACAGCGGTAGCCGCGAAAGGTATACGGACCCGGCAGGTTGCCGATCGCCTGCCCCGGCTCCAAGCCCACGAAGAAGGGATAGTAGGAGTACGCCCCGCCGTCGATGGTGATGATAGCGTCCAACGCCAGAAGCTTTCCAGTTCGGTCCGCGTAAGCCGTTAGCTGGTAGTGATGCTGTCGCGTGTTTGCTCCGACGATCAGATGCTCACGACGATCTTCGAGATATCGGAACGGCGTGCGATAAGTCTTGGCCAGCCAAGCCACGCAAAGATCCTCGGGATAGAGCTGCCCCTTGTAGCCGAAGGCGCCTCCGACGTCGGGCGACACCACGCGCACCGCCTCTTCATTCATCGCGAGGTGCTGGGCAATACCCACACGCAGCAAATGCGGCACTTGGGTCGCACTGACCACCACAAGCTGCTCAGTCTGGAAATCCCAGTAAGCCAGCACCGACTTGCCCTCCAACGGCACGATGCACTGGCGCGACAGTTCCACCGTGCGGCTGACCTTCACCTCCGCCTTCGCTGCCAACTCATCGAAGTCGCGGTTGGCACGCAAGGTGAGGAACCGGTTGTC
Above is a window of Variovorax sp. RA8 DNA encoding:
- a CDS encoding xanthine dehydrogenase family protein molybdopterin-binding subunit, yielding MDRSDIPARLLKREGIGARVPRKEDARHLVGKGNFVGDFVLPGMQEVAFLRSPLAHASITGVEIPDKFAGKVFLREMMSDAADIGSPSSIPTYQFSALPPLASGRVRHVGEAIAMAVAPTRAVAEDLLEDVQISYEELPVYYDVESALAATGEFMHPGWKDNRFLTLRANRDFDELAAKAEVKVSRTVELSRQCIVPLEGKSVLAYWDFQTEQLVVVSATQVPHLLRVGIAQHLAMNEEAVRVVSPDVGGAFGYKGQLYPEDLCVAWLAKTYRTPFRYLEDRREHLIVGANTRQHHYQLTAYADRTGKLLALDAIITIDGGAYSYYPFFVGLEPGQAIGNLPGPYTFRGYRCETLCVATNKPGFMAYRGVARTGVCFAIELLMDAVAREVGREPWEVRMENLVPAAAMPYVNVANKHFDSGDFPASLRRAVEMIGVAAVRERQARGEPDGRRIGFGTATYTEQSAHGTTVFANWGLPVVPGFDQAMVRMTADGGLEVRVGVHSHGQGMETSFAQIANDVLGIPVARIRVVHGDTALTPFSSGTYASRATVMSGGAISTACKELLPRIQSIAAYLMGVEPSAVALIEGRAVAGDKSIPLSEVGRVWYLTPQDLPANVHLGGLEVSRAYKPNVDTGTFTYATHAVVVAVDTETGEVEILDYVVVEDCGTMVNPMIVEGQTIGGIAQGIGTAMYEESPYDEQGQPLASTLADYILPGATEVPRIRIEHFETPSPHTDFGAKGVGEGGAIAPPAVIFNAVNDALRGTGADEVLMTPLTPRRLLKALEKSTLGQERAQ
- a CDS encoding FAD binding domain-containing protein, whose protein sequence is MKAPRFAYTRVLEVSDALAVLATGGGTAKAMGGSQSFGPMLNLRLARPAHVVDISDIPGLRTVRRKEGWVEIGAAVTHAEIEDGVHEPLAAHPMRQVAGGIAYRAIRTRGTVGGSLAHADPAADWVVTLAALGARIVAKSPRGERTIEADALMLGAYTTVLESDELIVSVAVPSETRTLHWGYHKVCRKPGEFAEASAAVCFDASHARARIVLGAADGPPLLLGELAANIAARGAGAAGHEQLRAAVRTALPERDAIDRKLFTACVERALEQSGIFADLKQAE
- a CDS encoding xanthine dehydrogenase family Fe-S subunit yields the protein MDPISIQVNGRTFRRDAEPRMHLGDFLRDELQLTGTHLGCEHGVCGACTVLVDGQPTRSCITFAVACEGREVTTIEGYDDDAVMRLLRPAFTRHHALQCGFCTPGMLTTARDIVLRLPNADEARVRLELSGNLCRCTGYQGIVDAILDVLQQQRDAPDVQFEQLRQRLSAPRMVAMKPVAAAVLKDVPAHAPGKSPAVNGATSAELAEVDPVAMAKAKAKGNAIEVHFDVPYAMERVWAFMGDLPAVASCLPGATVDSHEGEKVRGSISIKFGPMSAAFAGAARLERDDAAKRAVLRGAGQDSLSKSRTQGDITYRLEALSADSTRVHVDMVYALQGPLAQFSRSGLVKDFVRRMVADFGKQITRRLGGEAVVPNEPQPSVSIAGMMWSVLWNRIRGWVGKPPRG